In Acinetobacter piscicola, a single window of DNA contains:
- a CDS encoding excalibur calcium-binding domain-containing protein, which translates to MKFLLILVLGFTSIQAYAKKCADFKTQKEAQAWYEQRKKSGQTGWKSLDRDGDGQACDCLPGGNGTKCPKNK; encoded by the coding sequence ATGAAATTTTTACTTATTTTAGTTTTGGGATTCACCTCTATCCAAGCTTATGCCAAAAAATGTGCTGACTTTAAAACACAAAAAGAGGCACAGGCTTGGTATGAACAACGCAAAAAATCAGGACAAACAGGTTGGAAAAGTTTAGACCGTGATGGCGATGGTCAAGCATGTGATTGCCTGCCTGGTGGAAACGGGACAAAATGCCCGAAGAACAAATAG
- a CDS encoding lysozyme, with amino-acid sequence MSIHQDKQIAQAFSWLRAMSGGKLTQEQVIAGDQIIAQNGLNVFAQLIGFNVPKTMVYGQRDISECGYAIIRDAEGFRSKAYLDTGGVWTIGFGTIKYPNGTSVQKGDVCTTQQAEQWLKNDCKWVDACLDKNVKVNLNQNQFDALASFVYNIGETAFVKSTMLTLINQNSLTLAANQFDRWVYDNGKKIQGLVNRRSKEKELFKKAL; translated from the coding sequence ATGAGCATTCATCAAGATAAGCAAATTGCACAAGCTTTTTCATGGTTACGTGCAATGTCAGGTGGCAAGCTTACCCAAGAACAAGTTATTGCTGGTGATCAAATTATTGCACAAAATGGTTTGAATGTATTTGCACAATTAATTGGCTTTAATGTTCCAAAAACTATGGTTTATGGACAACGAGATATTTCTGAGTGTGGTTATGCAATCATTAGAGATGCTGAGGGATTTCGTTCAAAAGCGTATTTGGACACGGGAGGCGTTTGGACAATTGGCTTTGGTACCATCAAGTACCCAAATGGTACATCTGTTCAAAAGGGTGATGTATGTACGACTCAACAGGCTGAACAGTGGTTAAAAAATGACTGTAAATGGGTCGATGCTTGTCTTGATAAAAATGTCAAAGTTAATCTTAATCAAAACCAATTTGATGCATTGGCTTCTTTTGTCTACAACATAGGCGAAACTGCATTTGTAAAAAGCACAATGCTTACGCTTATTAATCAAAACAGTTTGACCTTAGCTGCAAATCAATTTGATCGCTGGGTGTACGATAACGGTAAAAAGATTCAAGGATTGGTGAATCGTCGCAGTAAGGAAAAAGAATTGTTTAAAAAAGCCCTCTGA
- a CDS encoding DUF4124 domain-containing protein encodes MSLLKITIFLLLCIPVNLYAEVYKWVDAKGNVTYSSKRPPNGVKQQPIETIRSLGTTQSHSTDKPYEFKSNSSIPTTYRSASETYYRPTYKAMTPQRTPENEALRQKIIQEASTLYTGARGLTSNQRNTLAAMNGVNVSSSDSYSNSNSSYSVPVTQRQPSTITNCDSAGCWGSDGARYNRGTGDTYFPSTGGSCQSVGGQMQCN; translated from the coding sequence ATGAGTTTATTAAAAATTACAATATTTCTTTTACTGTGTATCCCAGTAAATCTATATGCAGAAGTTTACAAATGGGTCGATGCAAAAGGGAATGTTACATATTCAAGTAAACGACCACCAAATGGCGTAAAACAACAGCCTATCGAAACCATTCGATCCCTAGGCACCACACAAAGCCATTCAACAGATAAACCGTATGAATTTAAATCAAATTCATCTATTCCCACAACTTATCGTAGTGCAAGTGAAACATATTATCGACCTACTTATAAAGCCATGACTCCACAACGGACACCTGAAAATGAAGCATTGCGCCAAAAAATTATTCAGGAAGCTAGCACACTATATACAGGAGCTAGAGGTTTAACCTCCAACCAACGTAATACATTAGCAGCAATGAATGGTGTAAATGTATCTAGTAGTGATAGTTACTCCAACTCAAATAGCTCTTACTCTGTCCCCGTGACACAACGTCAACCATCCACAATAACAAACTGTGATAGTGCGGGATGCTGGGGATCAGATGGTGCACGTTATAATCGTGGTACAGGTGATACTTATTTCCCTTCTACAGGTGGCTCATGCCAAAGTGTTGGTGGGCAAATGCAGTGTAATTAA
- a CDS encoding IS5-like element IS17 family transposase, with the protein MKKPTHKIYRTTNWPAYNRALMSRGNIAIWFDPATQWYAPSKGKQGRNQTYSDAAIQCCLMIKSLFRLSLRMVTGFVQSLIKLCGLNWTAPDYSTLCRRQKHIDIAISYQKSSDGLHLLIDSTGMKFLGEGEWKRKKHGPEYRRQWRKLHIGIDAKTLQIRAIQLTTNNVSDSQVLGDLLDQIPQDEQIDSVYTDGAYDTKQCRQVIADRQAHAVIPPRKNAKPWKDTKSSSLARNELLRTVKRLGRTLWKKWSGYHRRSLVETKMHCIKLLGDKLMARSFPSQVNEIHARVAVLNRFTELGRPLTQVTP; encoded by the coding sequence ATGAAGAAGCCTACACACAAAATCTACCGTACAACCAATTGGCCCGCATATAACCGAGCACTCATGAGTCGCGGAAATATTGCCATTTGGTTTGATCCTGCTACGCAATGGTATGCTCCATCAAAAGGCAAACAAGGGCGAAATCAAACCTACTCCGACGCAGCTATCCAATGCTGCTTAATGATTAAATCCTTATTCCGTCTATCTTTACGTATGGTCACTGGCTTTGTGCAAAGTCTGATTAAACTTTGTGGATTAAATTGGACCGCACCAGATTACAGTACGCTTTGTAGAAGACAAAAGCATATTGATATTGCAATCAGCTACCAAAAAAGTAGCGATGGGCTGCATCTACTCATAGACTCTACAGGCATGAAGTTTCTAGGTGAGGGCGAATGGAAACGCAAGAAACATGGACCTGAATATCGTCGCCAATGGCGTAAACTTCATATTGGTATAGATGCTAAAACCCTTCAAATACGCGCTATTCAACTCACTACAAATAATGTGAGTGATTCACAAGTGCTTGGTGATTTACTCGATCAAATTCCACAAGATGAGCAGATTGACTCTGTTTATACCGATGGAGCTTATGACACCAAGCAATGCCGTCAGGTCATTGCAGATCGGCAAGCGCATGCAGTGATTCCACCTAGAAAAAATGCGAAACCATGGAAAGATACAAAGAGTAGCTCGCTAGCGCGAAATGAATTACTTCGAACAGTTAAACGTTTAGGCAGGACACTATGGAAAAAATGGTCAGGCTATCATCGCCGCAGTTTGGTGGAAACCAAGATGCATTGCATCAAATTATTAGGCGATAAATTAATGGCAAGAAGCTTTCCTAGTCAGGTGAATGAGATTCATGCACGTGTAGCAGTCCTCAACAGATTTACGGAATTAGGTCGACCACTTACCCAAGTTACGCCTTAA
- the ltrA gene encoding group II intron reverse transcriptase/maturase, whose translation MTKPFNIPKALIWEAFKKVKENGGAAGIDHESIEQFEHHLKGNLYKLWNRLCSGSYFPSPVKGVPIPKKSGGVRMLGIPTVADRVAQTAVKLILEPRIDPLFHPNSYGYRPGRSAHDAIAMVRRRSWEYDWVVEFDIKGLFDNIDHNLLMRALKKHCEIPWILLYVERWLKAPMQNVDGQVLERNRGTPQGGVISPLLANLFMHYAFDMWITKNLASVRFCRYADDGVIHCRSLSQAKLVLQKIGARFRECGLELHPDKTKIVYCQDVNRRQAYPDVQFTFLGYTFRPRKAVDKYKRVYVNFSPAVSRDALKAMRQTIRKWHLHLMCNRELSDLSAIFNPILQGWQQYYGRFHGSAMSAIWQHMNAYLIRWMRRKYKNLARHKRRARYALGRLARDFPNAFVHWKMGCLPTVG comes from the coding sequence ATGACCAAACCATTTAACATTCCTAAAGCGTTAATCTGGGAGGCATTTAAGAAAGTCAAAGAGAATGGCGGTGCTGCAGGCATCGATCATGAATCTATTGAGCAATTCGAACACCACTTAAAAGGCAACCTGTATAAACTATGGAATCGACTTTGTTCAGGCAGTTATTTTCCATCGCCAGTCAAAGGTGTACCGATTCCAAAGAAATCAGGTGGGGTACGTATGTTAGGCATTCCAACAGTAGCGGATCGAGTAGCACAAACAGCTGTCAAGCTTATATTGGAGCCACGGATTGATCCTCTATTTCATCCAAACTCTTATGGCTATCGTCCAGGGCGTTCTGCCCATGATGCGATAGCTATGGTGAGGCGACGAAGTTGGGAGTATGACTGGGTTGTGGAATTTGATATCAAAGGTTTATTTGATAACATTGATCATAATCTACTCATGCGTGCACTTAAGAAACACTGCGAAATTCCATGGATTCTTCTCTATGTAGAACGCTGGTTAAAAGCACCTATGCAAAATGTAGATGGTCAAGTTTTAGAAAGGAATCGCGGCACACCGCAAGGTGGAGTTATCAGTCCTCTATTGGCTAATTTATTTATGCATTATGCTTTTGACATGTGGATTACCAAGAATCTTGCGAGTGTAAGATTCTGCCGCTATGCGGATGATGGAGTAATTCATTGCCGAAGTTTATCTCAAGCCAAACTTGTTTTACAAAAGATTGGTGCACGATTTCGTGAATGTGGACTCGAATTACATCCAGATAAGACAAAGATTGTTTATTGCCAAGATGTGAATCGTCGCCAAGCATATCCCGATGTTCAATTTACTTTTCTCGGGTACACGTTTAGGCCCCGTAAGGCTGTGGACAAGTATAAAAGAGTTTATGTAAATTTCTCTCCTGCAGTCAGTCGTGATGCACTTAAAGCAATGCGACAGACTATTCGGAAATGGCATCTACATCTGATGTGTAATCGCGAATTAAGTGATTTATCTGCAATATTCAATCCAATTCTTCAAGGTTGGCAGCAATACTATGGTCGATTCCATGGTTCAGCAATGTCAGCGATCTGGCAACACATGAATGCTTATCTTATACGCTGGATGAGGCGTAAGTATAAAAACTTGGCCCGTCATAAAAGACGGGCTAGATATGCCTTAGGGCGACTTGCGCGTGATTTTCCAAATGCCTTTGTGCACTGGAAAATGGGATGTTTACCAACGGTTGGATAA
- a CDS encoding IS3 family transposase (programmed frameshift), which translates to MKKVKYTPEIRERAVELLIESEKDYPSNWAAITAIAPKIGCTPETLRVWYQKYLDKQNPIKVQQLSDQERIKQLERENKELQRANEILRKAAGFFRPGGARPPTQIMVDFIHNNKALYGVEAICRILPIAASTYYRTLDFVENPEHRAKRDLHDLHHAEQIKRIWKESSGRYGVRKVWQKLKREGYVIARCTVARLMQKLGIQGVWRGKNKQTTRSREDQKRADDLVKRNFSADHPDQLWVADFTYIQTNSGWVYTAFIIDVFSRAIVGWKVSTRMNTDMVLDALEQALHARDMPKNVIHHSDRGVQYLSIRYTNRLEAANLRASVGTTGDSYDNALAETVNGLYKTEVIEYLKADWQGLADVQLATLNWVDWFNKKRVHSALGYVSPFEFEAMYYDKINPLGHVA; encoded by the exons ATGAAAAAAGTAAAATATACCCCTGAAATCAGAGAAAGAGCGGTTGAATTATTGATTGAATCCGAGAAAGATTATCCATCGAATTGGGCTGCGATCACCGCTATTGCTCCCAAGATAGGTTGTACTCCTGAAACTCTACGTGTTTGGTATCAAAAATATTTAGATAAACAAAACCCAATTAAAGTACAGCAACTTTCAGATCAAGAACGTATTAAACAACTCGAACGTGAAAATAAAGAACTGCAACGTGCTAACGAAATTCTACGTAAAGCAGCCG GCTTTTTTCGCCCAGGCGGAGCTCGACCGCCCACACAAATAATGGTAGATTTCATCCATAACAATAAGGCGTTATATGGTGTTGAGGCGATTTGCAGGATTTTACCGATCGCGGCTTCTACCTATTATCGAACACTAGATTTCGTTGAAAACCCAGAACATCGAGCAAAGCGAGATCTACATGACTTGCATCATGCTGAACAAATTAAACGAATTTGGAAGGAAAGTTCAGGTCGATATGGTGTGCGTAAAGTTTGGCAAAAATTGAAACGTGAAGGCTATGTTATTGCTCGCTGTACAGTTGCTCGATTGATGCAAAAACTAGGTATACAAGGTGTTTGGCGTGGTAAGAATAAACAAACTACCCGTAGCCGAGAGGATCAAAAACGAGCAGATGACTTGGTGAAACGCAATTTTAGTGCTGATCATCCTGACCAGCTATGGGTCGCTGACTTCACGTATATTCAAACAAATTCAGGTTGGGTTTATACTGCATTTATTATTGATGTCTTCTCACGAGCAATTGTTGGATGGAAAGTATCGACACGGATGAATACAGATATGGTGCTCGATGCACTTGAGCAAGCGTTACATGCTCGAGACATGCCAAAGAATGTGATTCACCATAGTGACAGAGGGGTTCAATATCTTTCCATTCGCTATACCAATCGTTTAGAAGCAGCAAATTTACGAGCATCAGTCGGTACGACCGGTGATTCATACGATAACGCTTTGGCTGAAACAGTGAATGGCTTATACAAAACAGAGGTGATTGAATATTTAAAAGCAGACTGGCAAGGTTTAGCGGATGTACAACTTGCGACATTAAATTGGGTAGATTGGTTCAACAAAAAGCGTGTACACAGCGCATTGGGTTATGTATCGCCTTTTGAGTTTGAAGCAATGTACTATGATAAGATTAACCCGTTAGGTCACGTGGCCTAA
- a CDS encoding DUF1826 domain-containing protein, whose product MKNTLFDHHQIDVVSTFSELTTLKFHGAVNAMCWQRNLVGDFKEIVNKLKLTENITEVSVDDLCALKLTENAHLARERIINDIQLLTDFGASPCLNLLKNYERDNELDFISTDVYSYHVDRSPIETDTFLCTYYGAASDILPNAQVQQKILIPEIRAKLKELHDGTDAEFENFLEEYFFDLHYEPKADAKPINLGLGHLWRLAVDHPTQHVLPCVHRAPQENEDEYRLLLIC is encoded by the coding sequence ATGAAAAATACACTTTTTGATCACCATCAAATTGATGTGGTTTCTACTTTTTCTGAACTCACCACCTTAAAGTTTCACGGCGCTGTCAACGCCATGTGTTGGCAAAGAAATTTAGTTGGTGATTTTAAAGAAATTGTCAACAAACTTAAATTGACTGAAAATATTACCGAAGTTTCTGTGGATGATCTGTGTGCCTTAAAACTCACAGAAAATGCCCATCTTGCCCGAGAACGCATCATCAATGATATACAACTACTGACCGATTTTGGTGCTTCTCCGTGTCTCAATCTATTAAAAAATTATGAACGTGACAATGAGCTTGATTTTATTTCAACCGATGTCTATTCCTATCATGTAGACCGTTCGCCCATTGAAACAGATACTTTTTTATGTACTTATTATGGTGCTGCGAGTGATATTTTACCCAATGCTCAGGTTCAGCAAAAAATCTTGATCCCTGAAATTAGAGCAAAACTGAAAGAACTTCATGATGGTACAGATGCAGAATTTGAAAACTTTCTTGAAGAATATTTCTTTGATCTACATTATGAACCTAAAGCAGATGCCAAACCAATCAATTTAGGTCTAGGACATCTTTGGCGTTTAGCTGTAGACCATCCAACACAACATGTTTTGCCTTGTGTGCATCGCGCGCCTCAGGAAAATGAAGATGAATATCGCCTATTGTTAATTTGTTAA